The genomic segment TCAAGGCCGCATTATTGATTGACAAAAATGAAAAAATAAAGTAAAGTTTACCTATTAATAATTATTTTTCCGACTAAAATCAACAATTATTATTGATTAATTATTATGAATGTTACTGAACTAGCTAGACGTTTAAAAGTTACCACCAATGAGCTCTTAGAAAAATTACCAGAGCTTGGTTTTGCTATCGGCAAAAGAGCTATTAAAGTTGATGATCGCCTAGTGAATAAAATAACCATGGCCTGGTCGGAACATAAGCGCCGCGAACAGATGGCGGCCGAAGAAGCGAATGTAACAGAAATTCGTTTAGATGCGAAAAAATCCGAACAAAAACTAGATAAAATTATCCAAATTGGCGATACTATTATTATTCGCGACTTAGCTGATATCATGAAGGTGCCAATCAATAAACTCATGGTGGAGCTGATGAAAAACGGTATTATGGCTACGCTCAATCAAGCAATTGATTATGAAACTGCAGTTATTATTGGTGAAGATCTTGGTTTTAAAGTAGATAAAATCAATAATGAAGAAATGGAAAGCAGTCAGTACGCCCAACAAGAAAGTAAGATTAAAGATATTATCAAAGAGCGATCTGGTACCATCACTCGCCCACCAGTAGTTATTGTCATGGGACACGTTGATCATGGCAAAACAAAATTACTGGATGCCTTACGAGAAACAAATGTGGTGGCCCAAGAAGCCGGTGGTATCACTCAACATATTGGTGCCTATCAAGTTCAGCTTCGTGATCACTTGATTACTTTCCTTGATACTCCGGGCCACGAAGCTTTCAAGGCGATGCGTTCCCGCGGTAGTAAAATAGCTGATGTGGCGATTATTGTTGTTGCTGCCGACGATGGCCTGCAACCACAAACTATTGAAGTCATTACTCTCTGCCAACGGGAAAACATTCCTTTTATTATTGCCATTAATAAAATTGATAAGGAAGAAGCTGATATTGATCGAGTCAAAAAAGAATTATCCGAAATTAATTTAATACCCGAAGATTGGGGTGGCAAAACAATTTGTGTACCGATTTCTGCCAAAGAAAATACCAATCTCGATCATTTACTGGAAATGGTACTGCTACTTTCTGATCTGGCTGATCTCAAAGCTGATGAAGATGGCTCGGCAGCTGGTACTATCGTTGAAGCTCATAAAAATAAGAACGAAGGTCCCGTAGCAACGGTTTTGATCCAAACAGGGATCTTACGCGTTGGTGACTCTATTGTCGTCGGCTCGGTCACTGGCAAAGTCAAAGCAATCAAAAATGAATACGGCCAAGAGCTAGCATTAGCTGGCCCCAGTAAACCCGTCAGAATCCTCGGACTGAAAGAAACTCCGATCATTGGTGATATTCTGGAGGTGATTGCCGATCAAAAAATTATTAAGCAAAAGCAGAAAGAAATCAGATATCAAAAAACCGTATCAACTAACAATAATGTCGTCAGTAGTAGTAGCGATGGTGAAAAAGAATCACTAGTTCCTACTCTGCCGCTAATTCTCAAAACTGACGTCATGGGATCACAAGAAGCTATTATGGAAGCCTTGTCAAAATTAAATACTGCTCATGCGCAAGTCAAAATAATCAAAAAAGGATTGGGCTATGTGACGGACGTTGATGTTATGGATGCGGAAAATGCTAAAGCTATGTTGATTGGGTTTAATAGTAAACCGCAAAAGTCAGCCGAGCAACTATCGATCGATAAAAAAATAAAGATTCATCTCTACAGTATTATTTATAACTTACTCGATGACGTCAAGCTAGAATTAGACAAAATCAAAGCCCAACAAACACTACGCATTGAAATGGGTGAAATCAAAGTCCTGGCTGTTTTTAAATCAGCTCGGGATCATATGATTATTGGTGGTGAAGTGGTTAAGGGTAAAGTGCAAACCAATACGAAAATTAAAGTAACTCGCGAACAAGAAATAATTGATTTTGGTATGCTCGAAGAGCTGCAAGCTAGCAAAATGATAGTTAGTGAAGTAGTGGTCGGACAACAATGTGGTCTCAAATATAAAGGACGGCCGCTGATCCAAGTTGGTGATATCCTTGAAATTTACCAAGAAAAAATAAGCTAATATGAGCTCACGAGTTTTGCAACTTAATAGTTTAATCCTGCACAATCTGAATGAAATTATTATTCGGGAAATAGAAGTACCACCTAACAGTTTAGCTACTGTTACCAATGTTGATGTGACGCCGGATTTGAGCTATGCCACGGTCTATCTCAGCATTCTACCAATTAATAAACAAGGTACGGTATTAAAAAAATTCAACTCCCAACAAAAACAGTTGCAATATCTCCTGAATAAAACCTTGCGACTACCAAAATTCCCCCATTTACGTTTTCGTATTGACGACATTGAATTAAAAAACCGGGTAATTGAAAGAGAACTTGATCAGTTACCATAGCAACCTAACTCGGTAACCCTTATTGTAAGCCTAACATTAGCTATAATTATTATCCTAACTCTGTACTATATGGTACGGGGTTATTTTATTGACAATTATCAACACTTGCGGTAAGATAGGAAATTATTAATTTAACTTATGAACGATCAAATAACTACACTACAAATAAAAGCTGCTATTACTCGCGCCAAAAGGATTGGTCTGATTTCACATCGCAATCCCGATGGTGATGCCACTGGTAGTGTCACTGCTTTAATCGAGGTTTTAAAATCTTGGAAGAAAGAACACATCGCTTACTGTGCTGGTGAAATGCCGGCTAATTTTGATTTTATCCCGCACGCGACTACCATTATCAATCAAGAAGAGAAATTTCTACAATTTGACCCGGATTTGATTATCGTTCTGGACTCTGGCAGTTTGGATTATGCTGGCGTCACACAAATGCTAAAAAATTTAGAACCAATACCTGCTCAACCATCACCAACCGATCAGCTTGGGCAAAAGAAAAAATTCCAATTGATTAACATTGACCACCACATTACTAATATTGGCTATGGCGATATCAATTACCTGGACCCCAAAGCCAGCTCGACCTGTGAAATTATTTTTCGTCTCTTACGCGGTTGGCAATTTCCCATCAATGTCAACATTGCCACTTCCTTGCTTAATGGCATTATGACCGATACTGGTGGTTTGACTAATCCGGCAACTTCTCCTGCGGCCCTACAAGTCGCCAGCCAGTTATTAAAATATGGTGTTAATTATAAAAAAATTATTGAGTATAACGATCGGATTAAAAAAACTTCTCTGCTAAAACTATGGGGTGTAGCTTTAGAAAGATTAATATTTGATCCCGAGAAAAAATGTGTTATTACTTTTTTGACTAAAGAAGATTTTACCAATTTTGCCGTTGATGACGATAAACTGGAAGGTTTGTCTAATTTCCTGGCGACTATTAATAATATTGATTTTACCTTACTACTAATTGAAAAAGGTGATAATCTAGTAAAAGGTAGCTTGCGGACCACCAAAGACCATATTGATGTGGCGCGTTTAGCCAAAGAGCTGGGTGGCGGTGGCCATCAGAAAGCAGCTGGCTTTACCATTGAGGGGCGCTTATTCTATAATGGTAAGCAGATAAAGATTATCCCTAATAACTAAAATAAACCTAATTTTATGCATTTAATACCAACGGTAATCGAAAAATCAACCTACGGGGAACGAGCTTATGATATCTATTCCCGACTACTCAAAGAACGCATTATCTTCTTGGGCACTGACATTAATGACGATGTCGCCAATGCCATTATCGCTCAGATGCTTTTCCTGGACAGCCAAGACAGTAAAAAAGATATTAAACTCTATGTTAATTCCCATGGTGGGGCTGTCACATCTGGCTTAGCAATCTATGACACCATGCAGTATGTCAAATCTGACGTTTCCACTATTTGTGTAGGTACCGCCAGCTCCATGGGTGCCGTTCTTTTGGCTGCTGGTCAAAAAAGCAAAAGATTTATTTTACCCAATGCCGAAGTGATGCTCCACCAAGTAATGGGTGGTGCTGAGGGGCAAGCTGTTGATATCAAAATTCGCGCCGAACATATCCTCAAAATTAAAGATCGTTTAAATAATATTTTGGCGAAACACACCGGTCAAAAAATCAAAGCCATTGAGCATGATACTGATCGAGATTTCTATCTTAGTCCCGAACAAGCACTGGCCTACGGTTTGGTCGACAAAATCATTAAATAACATCATCATTAAAAAACGTTGATTGGTTAGCAATTAGCGTTTTTTAAATTAAACAGAAGTAAAAAGCTATGCGCAAACCATTATTTCATCTAATTAATAAAAATAAGTGTATCTTGATTTTTAACTTTCTTCGTGCTATATTAGAAACGCTTAAAATTAAACACAATACTGACAGAAGGCTTTTATCAGATTAGCAAACAATTAGTAAATTTTGACCATTTTACGGATGAAATCAAATTTAATTCAATCATTTCCTTTAGATACTAAGGAGTCCAATAAATTCGCGGCCAATAGTCTAAAATAATTTAGACGATTTTACTAATTTAATTTCTAATCCAGCTTTTCCGTCAATAGATGATAGAAAGGTTTTTATTTATATGAGTACTATTTTCTGGATTGTCGCTTTGGTAATCGTTGCCAGCGCCAGCACCTTAATCGGTTTTTTACTACGCAAATATTTAGGATTGCGTTCAGTGGATTCAGCTGAACGTCGAGCTGATGATATTTTGACAGAAGCTAAAACCAAACAAAAACAAATTTTATTAGAGGCCAATGAAAAATCCATTCTGGTCATGGAGCAAGCTAAAGGTGAGGTCTCTGATTTACGCAAGGACTTGCAACATCAACAAAAACGATTAGAGCAAAGAGAAACTCTTTTTGATCAAAAATTATTAGATTTAGAAAATCGTCAACAAAGTCTTTATGATAAAGCCAAACGAGTAGAAGCTTTAAAAAAGGAAATAGAAGACGTTAAGTCACAACAACTACAAAAATTAGAAAAAATTGCTACCTTTAGTCAGAACGAGGCTCGCGATATCCTGCTCAAAAACGTCGAAGAAAAAATGCAAAATGATTTGCTGGGTCGGATCCGTAAATTGCAGGACGAAAATAATGAAGAGGTGGAAAAGCAGGCTAAAGAAATTTTGAGTGTCGCTATTCAAAGAGTGTCACACTCTCATGCTGCCGAAACAACTACGACCGTGATCAACCTACCATCTGATGAAATGAAGGGGCGGATTATTGGCCGTGAGGGTAGAAATATTAAAACTATTGAACAGCTTACTGGTGTGGAAATTATTATTGATGATACGCCAGAAGCTATTTTGGTTTCCGGCTTTAACCCCATACGACGTCATTTAGCCAAAAGGACTTTAGAAAAACTTATTGCTGATGGTCGTATTCACCCGGGCCGCATTGAAGCAACTATTGAAGAGGCTAAAAAAGAATTGGCCCTTGATATCAAAAAGGCTGGCGAAGACACGCTGTATGAACTTGGCGTTACTGGCATTGATCCCAAACTAGTCATGCTGCTTGGTCGTTTGAAATACCGTACCAGTTACGGTCAAAACCAACTATTACACTCGGTAGAAGTAGCCAAGCTATCCACTATT from the Candidatus Komeilibacteria bacterium CG_4_10_14_0_2_um_filter_37_10 genome contains:
- a CDS encoding translation initiation factor IF-2, giving the protein MNVTELARRLKVTTNELLEKLPELGFAIGKRAIKVDDRLVNKITMAWSEHKRREQMAAEEANVTEIRLDAKKSEQKLDKIIQIGDTIIIRDLADIMKVPINKLMVELMKNGIMATLNQAIDYETAVIIGEDLGFKVDKINNEEMESSQYAQQESKIKDIIKERSGTITRPPVVIVMGHVDHGKTKLLDALRETNVVAQEAGGITQHIGAYQVQLRDHLITFLDTPGHEAFKAMRSRGSKIADVAIIVVAADDGLQPQTIEVITLCQRENIPFIIAINKIDKEEADIDRVKKELSEINLIPEDWGGKTICVPISAKENTNLDHLLEMVLLLSDLADLKADEDGSAAGTIVEAHKNKNEGPVATVLIQTGILRVGDSIVVGSVTGKVKAIKNEYGQELALAGPSKPVRILGLKETPIIGDILEVIADQKIIKQKQKEIRYQKTVSTNNNVVSSSSDGEKESLVPTLPLILKTDVMGSQEAIMEALSKLNTAHAQVKIIKKGLGYVTDVDVMDAENAKAMLIGFNSKPQKSAEQLSIDKKIKIHLYSIIYNLLDDVKLELDKIKAQQTLRIEMGEIKVLAVFKSARDHMIIGGEVVKGKVQTNTKIKVTREQEIIDFGMLEELQASKMIVSEVVVGQQCGLKYKGRPLIQVGDILEIYQEKIS
- the rbfA gene encoding ribosome-binding factor A, which encodes MSSRVLQLNSLILHNLNEIIIREIEVPPNSLATVTNVDVTPDLSYATVYLSILPINKQGTVLKKFNSQQKQLQYLLNKTLRLPKFPHLRFRIDDIELKNRVIERELDQLP
- a CDS encoding ATP-dependent Clp protease proteolytic subunit gives rise to the protein MHLIPTVIEKSTYGERAYDIYSRLLKERIIFLGTDINDDVANAIIAQMLFLDSQDSKKDIKLYVNSHGGAVTSGLAIYDTMQYVKSDVSTICVGTASSMGAVLLAAGQKSKRFILPNAEVMLHQVMGGAEGQAVDIKIRAEHILKIKDRLNNILAKHTGQKIKAIEHDTDRDFYLSPEQALAYGLVDKIIK
- the rny gene encoding ribonuclease Y, whose product is MSTIFWIVALVIVASASTLIGFLLRKYLGLRSVDSAERRADDILTEAKTKQKQILLEANEKSILVMEQAKGEVSDLRKDLQHQQKRLEQRETLFDQKLLDLENRQQSLYDKAKRVEALKKEIEDVKSQQLQKLEKIATFSQNEARDILLKNVEEKMQNDLLGRIRKLQDENNEEVEKQAKEILSVAIQRVSHSHAAETTTTVINLPSDEMKGRIIGREGRNIKTIEQLTGVEIIIDDTPEAILVSGFNPIRRHLAKRTLEKLIADGRIHPGRIEATIEEAKKELALDIKKAGEDTLYELGVTGIDPKLVMLLGRLKYRTSYGQNQLLHSVEVAKLSTILAEELGANVAVCKKGGIFHDIGKAVDQEVQGGHPEIGFDILKKFGLPEEVAYLCIAHHEDAPKTLEGVICKVADAISGARPGSRKDSFEHYIQRLDELEAVANSFAGVDKTYAIQAGREIRVFVKPLEIDDYKATILARDIADKIEKELKYPGEIKVNLIRETRIIEYAR